In bacterium, the following proteins share a genomic window:
- a CDS encoding sigma-70 family RNA polymerase sigma factor, with translation MSEFATENGQPPFDEKALLLRARKGDRKAYGLIVEHYRERLYCAALGILRNHEDARDMSQDAFVRAFKALDRFELKRPFYPWLYRILRNRCLDYLERHGPRRKLSLDSLVDESHMKFAAEEEDPRERIQKQEMAEHLHAAIEELKPEFREIIIMKHLQEMPYKEIAEALDIPMGTVMSRLFHARKALAKLMEPHRPR, from the coding sequence TTGAGTGAGTTTGCGACAGAGAATGGGCAACCACCGTTCGATGAGAAGGCGTTACTTCTGAGAGCCCGAAAGGGGGATCGGAAGGCTTACGGGCTGATCGTGGAGCACTATCGCGAGAGGCTTTACTGCGCGGCACTGGGGATTCTGAGGAATCACGAAGACGCGCGAGACATGAGCCAGGACGCCTTCGTTCGAGCCTTTAAGGCCCTCGATCGATTCGAGCTGAAACGGCCCTTCTACCCGTGGTTGTACCGGATTCTGCGCAATCGCTGTCTGGATTACCTGGAACGTCACGGCCCTCGCCGGAAGCTGTCGCTGGATTCGCTGGTCGACGAGAGTCACATGAAATTCGCCGCGGAGGAAGAAGATCCCCGCGAGCGGATTCAAAAGCAGGAGATGGCCGAGCATTTGCATGCCGCCATCGAAGAGCTGAAACCGGAGTTCCGCGAGATCATTATCATGAAGCACCTGCAGGAAATGCCCTACAAGGAAATCGCTGAAGCCCTGGATATCCCGATGGGAACCGTGATGTCGCGCCTGTTTCACGCTCGCAAAGCACTGGCGAAACTGATGGAGCCGCACCGTCCCCGCTGA
- a CDS encoding tRNA (cytidine(34)-2'-O)-methyltransferase: MSDLHLVLYSPRIPQNVGAIGRLCAATCTVMHVIRPITFPMDDKALKRSAMDYWDHVELHLHDNWPACKDWLGDRRIWFFTRHTERLYTDVQYQSGDVLMFGNENHGVPDNMREELRESSVGMPILNPHTRSLNLAMASAVGLYEAIRQTRP; this comes from the coding sequence ATGAGCGATCTGCACCTGGTCCTGTACTCACCCCGTATTCCCCAGAACGTCGGCGCCATTGGTCGTCTTTGCGCCGCCACATGCACGGTCATGCATGTCATTCGTCCTATCACGTTCCCGATGGATGACAAGGCTCTGAAGCGCTCGGCGATGGACTACTGGGATCACGTCGAACTGCACCTTCATGACAACTGGCCGGCCTGCAAGGACTGGCTCGGCGATCGGCGCATCTGGTTCTTTACGCGGCACACCGAACGCCTCTACACCGATGTCCAGTATCAGAGTGGCGATGTCCTGATGTTCGGGAACGAGAACCACGGCGTTCCCGACAACATGCGCGAGGAATTGCGAGAGAGCTCGGTGGGAATGCCGATCTTGAACCCTCACACGCGCAGTTTGAACCTCGCGATGGCCTCTGCCGTCGGGCTCTACGAAGCGATCCGCCAGACGCGGCCGTAG
- a CDS encoding AURKAIP1/COX24 domain-containing protein, with translation MGSVIKKRRKKIRKHKYKKLRKRMRYKNR, from the coding sequence ATGGGCAGTGTTATCAAGAAGCGCCGGAAGAAAATCCGGAAGCACAAATACAAGAAACTCCGCAAGCGGATGCGTTATAAGAACCGCTAA
- a CDS encoding FecR domain-containing protein yields MRRTLLAILASACFLALTTLAVADAVVTLNGRTVQGEITFENEDEIRLKTERYGELRFLKMNLKQIIRGSGTAGGFGGNTGGFGGNNGGGNNPFGGGSAGDNPFGGASGGAEGDDVSALWGGDSAGDNPFAPASDTQVASAAATSPKQGTGGGIPEFKRSDVVAPEVPFGWDAVVFGIPEDMAVQVKAEPSMTDFQAVSTDTNLRSGAEVMTADAQARLTVRTNKDIVRLPRHSHIELATLTDDNVTINLKRGKIWCEVEDRGGKGQFIVRTPNVTAGVQGTIFRVSDDLGQGVNVAVLDGSVRVASTKAQIATNVPGGKMVTVLPNGQISALMPLNEAIVREYNNWDAWADEAVAGLGGVGGGVAEGMIRDTAAQNAAWAGQMAAANYYISRNKLGQYIDSVADAFRRYAADTGHVPTTEEGFSVLRENMGNWPNYNGPYWDDALPPVDSWGRPLRYIKRISERSGNTVGIVYSVGEDNRDNEGSISGDIPSMILFNQIPAISENPVYNPERLLRELQQEQEQNRRRR; encoded by the coding sequence ATGCGTCGAACACTGCTGGCAATCCTGGCAAGCGCCTGCTTCCTGGCGCTGACAACTCTGGCGGTTGCCGATGCCGTCGTCACGCTCAACGGTCGAACAGTGCAGGGGGAAATCACGTTCGAGAATGAGGACGAGATTCGCCTGAAGACCGAGCGCTATGGCGAGTTGCGATTCCTGAAGATGAACCTGAAGCAGATCATTCGCGGTTCCGGAACTGCTGGCGGCTTTGGCGGCAACACAGGCGGCTTCGGCGGCAATAACGGAGGAGGCAACAACCCCTTCGGCGGCGGTTCGGCAGGCGATAACCCGTTCGGCGGAGCGAGTGGCGGAGCAGAAGGCGACGACGTGAGTGCCCTGTGGGGCGGCGATTCGGCGGGAGACAATCCCTTTGCTCCGGCATCGGATACGCAAGTGGCCTCTGCGGCAGCGACGAGCCCGAAGCAGGGCACCGGCGGCGGAATCCCCGAGTTCAAGCGTTCCGATGTGGTCGCGCCAGAAGTGCCGTTCGGATGGGATGCGGTCGTCTTTGGAATTCCTGAGGACATGGCGGTTCAGGTCAAAGCGGAACCTTCCATGACTGATTTTCAGGCCGTATCGACCGATACCAATCTGCGCTCCGGCGCCGAGGTCATGACGGCGGATGCCCAGGCACGCCTGACTGTCCGCACGAATAAGGACATCGTTCGTCTGCCTCGCCATTCTCACATCGAGTTGGCGACGCTGACCGACGACAATGTTACGATCAACCTGAAGCGCGGTAAGATCTGGTGCGAAGTCGAGGATCGCGGCGGCAAAGGACAGTTCATTGTGCGCACACCGAATGTGACCGCCGGTGTGCAGGGTACGATCTTCCGCGTTTCCGATGACTTGGGGCAGGGAGTCAACGTGGCCGTCCTCGATGGCTCGGTGCGAGTGGCATCGACCAAGGCCCAGATTGCGACAAACGTCCCGGGCGGCAAAATGGTGACGGTTCTTCCGAACGGGCAGATCTCGGCCCTGATGCCTCTGAACGAAGCGATCGTCCGGGAATACAACAACTGGGACGCGTGGGCTGACGAAGCAGTGGCGGGCCTCGGTGGAGTCGGCGGTGGAGTCGCGGAGGGGATGATCCGCGATACGGCTGCTCAGAACGCCGCGTGGGCGGGCCAGATGGCGGCCGCGAATTACTACATCTCGCGCAATAAACTGGGACAGTACATCGATTCTGTCGCCGATGCATTCCGGCGATACGCCGCGGACACGGGGCACGTACCAACGACCGAGGAAGGTTTCTCTGTGCTGCGCGAGAACATGGGCAACTGGCCGAACTACAATGGACCGTATTGGGACGACGCTCTGCCTCCCGTCGACAGTTGGGGCCGTCCACTGCGCTACATCAAGCGCATCTCAGAGCGCTCCGGCAACACAGTCGGCATCGTCTACAGCGTTGGTGAGGACAACCGGGACAACGAAGGATCTATCTCTGGCGATATTCCGAGCATGATCCTGTTCAATCAAATACCCGCCATCAGCGAGAATCCGGTCTACAATCCGGAACGCTTACTGCGCGAGTTGCAGCAGGAGCAGGAACAAAACCGTCGCCGCAGATAA
- a CDS encoding peptidylprolyl isomerase — MKDKDYFAVLNTTKGQIIIHLFTDKTPIAVRNFVNLAEGSKPWRDPNTGKAVRERFYDGLTFHRVIPGFLIQGGDPLGTGSGGPGYAIEDEIDPDLTFDKDFMVAMYNEGPGTSGSQFFITDKQSTPTHLNGRNTIFGRVVEGFDVVSAIAKVSRNEMDRPIEPVVIEFVQIIRIPAGQDFAGRPWQYVVEDTPPPGKKRRVFGATEKEKPVKKFEGRQLDERQTREATRPVPSLQRKIKPFKAPGSGS; from the coding sequence ATGAAGGACAAGGACTACTTCGCCGTCCTGAACACGACGAAGGGCCAGATCATTATCCACCTGTTCACGGACAAGACACCAATCGCCGTGCGGAACTTCGTCAATCTGGCGGAAGGTTCCAAGCCCTGGCGAGATCCGAACACTGGCAAGGCGGTTCGGGAACGTTTCTACGATGGACTAACTTTCCACCGGGTGATTCCAGGATTCCTGATCCAGGGGGGAGATCCGCTGGGGACTGGAAGCGGCGGACCAGGATACGCCATCGAGGACGAGATCGATCCGGATCTGACTTTCGACAAGGATTTCATGGTCGCGATGTACAACGAAGGCCCCGGGACCAGTGGATCGCAGTTCTTCATCACCGACAAGCAAAGCACACCGACGCATTTGAACGGTCGGAACACAATTTTCGGCCGGGTTGTCGAAGGATTCGATGTCGTCAGCGCAATCGCCAAGGTTTCGCGCAATGAAATGGACCGGCCCATCGAACCCGTCGTGATCGAGTTTGTGCAGATCATCCGAATCCCGGCGGGACAGGACTTTGCCGGACGCCCATGGCAATACGTTGTTGAGGACACGCCTCCTCCAGGAAAGAAAAGGCGTGTTTTTGGGGCCACGGAAAAGGAAAAGCCGGTGAAGAAATTCGAAGGCAGGCAACTCGACGAGAGGCAGACGAGGGAAGCAACCAGACCCGTCCCCTCGCTGCAGCGGAAGATCAAGCCCTTCAAGGCCCCGGGCTCCGGGTCCTAG
- a CDS encoding ABC transporter permease yields MLRNFLKARSILWLLVRREFQTRYAGSTLGILWNVIHPIVMIAIYIIVFSNIMRHGIEGGSKLGYAIHLTSGIIPWFLFSEVLGRCTTTLVDNAGFLKKMAIPEEVLHVSILVNSVIIHTISMSALIALLIVTGNSPGPEVIYAFPVMYGLGALAMGVGMLLSVMHLAMRDVGQLVTVALQFLFWLTPIVYFVSILPERLRILPRLNPAMSYVSLIQRLFGSPDPAFQNDSYIVIVVLPFAAILIGLSFLRRHRSDILDEL; encoded by the coding sequence GTGCTTCGGAATTTCCTGAAGGCCCGATCGATTCTGTGGCTGCTCGTCCGGCGCGAGTTCCAGACGCGCTACGCGGGCTCGACCCTCGGAATCCTGTGGAACGTGATTCATCCGATTGTGATGATCGCGATCTACATCATTGTCTTCTCCAACATCATGCGACACGGCATCGAGGGCGGCAGCAAGCTGGGCTACGCCATTCACCTGACCTCGGGGATTATACCGTGGTTTCTTTTCTCCGAGGTGCTCGGACGCTGCACGACGACACTGGTCGATAACGCGGGCTTCCTGAAGAAGATGGCGATTCCGGAAGAAGTCCTGCATGTCAGCATTCTGGTGAATTCCGTCATCATTCACACGATCAGCATGTCGGCGCTGATCGCACTCCTGATCGTCACCGGCAATTCACCGGGGCCGGAGGTAATCTACGCATTTCCAGTAATGTACGGCCTGGGAGCCCTGGCGATGGGCGTCGGGATGCTGCTGAGTGTAATGCACCTGGCGATGCGGGATGTCGGCCAACTCGTCACGGTGGCACTGCAGTTCCTGTTCTGGCTGACGCCGATTGTTTACTTCGTGTCGATCTTGCCGGAACGACTGCGGATTCTGCCTCGGTTGAATCCAGCAATGAGCTACGTCTCGCTGATCCAGCGGCTCTTCGGGTCTCCCGATCCTGCTTTCCAGAACGACAGCTACATTGTCATCGTGGTTCTGCCTTTTGCGGCGATCCTGATCGGGCTATCTTTTCTCCGACGGCACCGGTCCGATATTCTGGACGAGCTGTGA